DNA from Osmerus mordax isolate fOsmMor3 chromosome 2, fOsmMor3.pri, whole genome shotgun sequence:
GAACATTCTTCTGCCCAGCAACATTACATACTTGCATCCAAAATAAGGCTGGCCATAAGCGAACTTTTCATTATGTTATAAAAGGCAAACACTCACCTGTGTGAGTACGCAAATGGGCTTTTAGATGGGAGGACTTGGTGTAGACCTTTTTACATCCTGTCAAAAAGGGAAAATCAAATATTTTAGTTGTCATTATAGCAAGGGGATTTGCCATGAGCAAAGGAACCTAAGCCAAAGGTGAGGGGTGTTCTAATATTGGTGATCAGAAAGAACATTCAAGTTTGGGAAAGAGGGACCTTCTATGGTTATATTCGTTTGATCATTACGTTACTCATGTCAGTTTTTTTCTTCACTGTTTTAGCGCAGCTTGAACTGTGGACTTTTCCTTTGAATGACCGTGCATTGATTTTTTATGTGATTTGTGTGGCAATTGTGACTGTGTCTGAGAATGTACACAAGGCCACTATCAAGCAGGATTATAGCTCAGTACAATACAATAATGTTCTTTGTAAGAAAAGGTGAGACTGAGATTCTCTAACCTGGGACATCGCAGTGGTGAATCCTTCTTCTCTCTAGATCTGGGTTGTTCCGGCGGTTAAACATGATTGGAGAAGACTGGATAGGTCCTGGGGACACAGGGCTCACACCAGCAGCCTGGACCTGACCTGAGGCCTGGACTGGTCCAACACTGGGGCCCTGGCCTAGTTCCTGGGTGGATGGGGTCTGGACTGGGACGATGGCATTGTTGGGGACTGTCAATTTAGAAGCTATGCTGGCTGcataggaggggggtggggagatgtTCTGAACCAGTTCTTTTGCCCTGTCTGGACTCCCCGGCTCTGAgctgggtggggatgggggtaggtaggctggtctctgctggtgGTTGAACTGGGGGATGAGAGAGTAGCTGCCACCACCAATGTGGGGGCCGCTCATGGGGCATAGGGCATTCTGAGCTGGGGTTAGCTGGGCGTTGGagaaggggaggctggagggtgtCATGGAGACCCCAGAGTGGAGCTCAGGGTTCCCCAGCGGCCCAGGGATCAGATGCTCCAGCTCAGAGTTCAACAGCTGGAACAACGGGACGTCCTGGAAGTCCAGTGAGGGAATTTCCTGTTTTATGAACAAACCTCCTCCACCTGTGTCTGTAGAGGTGGCGTAGTGGCCCTGGAACTCGGGTATGGCGGATGGTGTTCCATTGCCATGGCAATTGGGGGGGatcagagagtgggagaggggctCTGTCTTGATGGATCTCAGAGGCCTGCAGAAGCCAGGGTGGAGGTAGCTGACCTCAGGAAGGAGTAGGCTCATGTTGATGCTATATGGAGAACCCAGGTCCTCAGTGAAGGAAGGCTCCAGGATTGAAGCACTGTCCCTACACAGTCTCTTGTGGTCAGCTACCCTCTGGGTGTGGTTGGAAAGGTACTTATCCATTTCGGATCTTCCCTGGAAAATATGGAAAAGGGCAGTCAGAATTGTGACATTTTGAATGTCAACCAAATCCTTAGAGAGCTCCAGAACAAGGACTTTATACAGACCAAAGTGTTCTGGTTATCTGGTCACAGTATAGACTTGATACACTTTATATCACTTCACTGACAAGAGATGGAAGTTTGTTAATCACACGTTTAATATTAACTGGTCACTCAGTTCACAGCGTGAACTCGAGCTCTAGGTGCCTGTATTCATAAGCTACAGTCAGCAGAGAAAAATTTATCATGTACACTGCACTCCCCGATGGCCTATCGCGacattccctcctctcccgtAAAAACCGTTCATTCCAGCTCCCAAAAAAGACAACGCTGACCGATGCAAAACCGCAAAGTCGCTCGAATTGCGCTATTGCATTTCGTTTATTACTCTTTCAAACCAAATAGAACCATTATTAAGTGCAGTTAAATTAGGATGATCAAAACAAACTAAACCGGAGAACATCACTTCACGGAGTAGCAGGAACCGAGGAAGGCTACTGTTTTGGGTTGCCACATAAAAGACCCATagtccccctccctaccccagcAGTCGCGCGTCTGAAGAGCTCCCGTCTAAGCTAGGGGAATCTAGGGCTGAAATTAGAACATCCAGCTGCTCTGAGGCGCTATGCATCCAAGTTTGAGACAGCGTGCAACGTTGCATCTCAGTGCACTGTCTGGGCATACATTTTGTTTGGGCAGTGAATGGCTTAGGCTAATGGTGATCTGTAATGCAACAGAGACAGAAACCATCTCTTTGCCTGTCCATTCATCGCAAAACCCCCTGAGCGTTGTCAAGCAATCATAAACTAGGCTACCTGCAACATGGGATAATAGAATGTCGCCTAAATTGTCGATTAACCAACTATGTTAGGTTATTAGCCTATATTTAGAATCCATCTATAGACAAAACGCATATttcataaaatatatatattttcaataCGCCCCATTTCAAAACTGGGTGTGTATTGGCTGCGATCGAGTGATGCCATATCAACGGTATGTAGTACATTGTCTATCTGTAACATAAATGTAACCTACCAGATTGTAGTCTTGAAAAGATGAAGAACTTCCAGTGATCGCATCCCTCGTGTTGTAAAACACTTGTCCATGATCTTCACCTTTCAGACCGTCAGCTAGCGGTGGGAGTTTAAGATGAGACGGCACGTCCTGCCCTGGAGCAAGCCAAACATTCTTCGTCAACAAGTCAGTGGCCATAAACGCTGATGTTTGTGTCCAATTAACCAAGATCTTTCGGAAAAAGAATCAGCATATGTGCTTTCTCATTACATCAAATTGCGAAAGCCAGGCAGCTGTCAAGCGGCATTCCCTCTGTTTTACGCTTGGGCTTGTCAAATTACGCAACTGCGTGATATCAGTGCGTCTAAACAGTGTCCAGGGCGGGGCTGAACGTGTAGAAAAATACACACGCCACGGTCTTTATAATAGAAATAGCTGTTACACGGTGCTAATGAGTACCTTCCTCAAGCGTAAACATTGAATCTGAGGATGGAAGGAGCAgacaaaaaactctgattaggTCAGATTAAGTTGTCAAGTGAAGGAGCCCATTAATTCACGCAGTTATTCACGAGCTCTTAAAATAACATGTTGACTCAAGCTGTCTCAGCTATGGTGCTTTAATATCAATGGATGTTCGATTAAACATTGGTCTTAGTCATACCAGTGTTAAGAAGGCCGGACTACCCCTTGTATAGAACGCCATTGATACAGTCAATAATAGGTTACATGAATAGAGGGTGTAACCTTTTTCAGATTTACTTTTCATGTGTTTCATTCATACTTAAGTTTCATAggctttatttattattttatattaacTGACCTTGTCTTTGTACTGACACGTGATTAGGGACATCTCACAAGATCTTAATTTGCTTGGTAAAATAAACACATGTATGTATATTAGTAGTAGACCACAAACCATCATTTTTCAGTCATCACCgaccctcagtgtgtgtgtgtgctggtgcagTGGGGTCCCACTCTGGCACGTTAAAAACGCCACTGCAGTGCAGCTGTCTGTCAGAGCTGCATACTTTCTGCCAACATTCCAGGGGCAGCAGTTGAAGTCTGCTAAGATGCTGGCAGGGGGAGACATTGAGGGGATGTTTAGATCAAAATAGCTCAGGATTTTATTCAAAAAGAGTTAGTGGCAAAGGTTTCTAATGGTATAGTCATGTGCTGTATTTCAACATACTGAGGTCCACGAACTACATTTAATTCAGATGAAATAAACTACTCCCATGAAACTATTTAGAAACATTGCTCTTTGTCTTGTTCTTATTGCTGAATTGTAACTTCCACGAAAGGCTCCATGAAAAACCTTCACTGTTGAAAAGAGTGAGTAATCCAGCCTTTAAGACTGTGTGAGCCTAGTGGTGGCAGGAGCTTTGTGGATCATCTGTGATTAAAACAACATCGTTGACATGTCAGGTTATTTTCCCACACTGGCTCATTGGtagagttaatgtaatgtgttcaaGCAGGAAATACGGGTATGCCTGTGTTTTGGCACCCAGATGAAAACGTGACACAAAGATAGTTACAGCAAAAGAGCACCATTCAATCTTACATGACAGCCTGCAAACATGAgcgtacacaacacacacactctttctcccacacacacaaacacatgtctctctctacacagcaacaacagcaaaaacacacaaaacaaacaagaaagcATGCAAACAAAActgacacacaaagcacacacaacaAAAGAAACTTACTTTGGTGAGTATTAAAACTAGACCTTGAACGATACTTTTCTTGAGGCCATGTTTTTGTTTCCAGTGGGGCTGTGCCCATTTTGAAGCATTACCTGCAAGCTACTGGACAGTATGCTAATAATGCCACATTATAGTTTGAGAAGACCCCATATATATAAAGCAACGGTATAATTTTATAGTATAGTAGATGACACTTTTTTAAGTTGTCTGTATGTGTTACAACCGCAAACCCTAACCTGATTTCAGAAAAGTGTCATGGGTGTTTATTCTGTAGATTCAAAAGGACTTGGAAAGCAGCATTTAAGGATAAATCAGAACAAATTAATTGTGATTTCTTAAAATGCTGAaaatgactcaaatgaactgatTGAATCCCCAGTTTCCCCAAATCTCTCTGTAGACCAGGTATTAGGCCTACTTCGAAAATTGAGTACAAATgagcaaaatatttttttacattacaCCACAATTCACCGAGTGCTGAGATTAGGTGtagttgtaaaatgtgtttgtaCGAATTGTGATTATCTCATTAAGGGGGTGACTGATTGAGAGCAAGCCGGTGACCTTTCACCATGCAATTTAAATCCCGGAGCATCCCGGTCGCTCAAGCAGCAACTGTCATTCTTGGCCCTGACTCTTCTTCTAGGGTGAAAGTGAGCCGAGACGACCAGACTCGTCGACCCATATCCCCCCACACAGTATTAAAACCTTAGAATATGCCTAACAACTGCAGCTCACATCAGAGAGAATGCCCGGTATGTGCTTACAGTGTCTCTGCTTCCATTGCTCCTCCACATGCACTAATATGGGCAGGCCTCTCGTGTGCACATGAGACAATTAGCGCTGCATTGGGTAGCCACCATTTTAAGAGGTTCTCTATTCTATTTAAGAGAACCAAATAGCTCAGAAAGCAGTAAAACTTTTCAGGAGTCTGTGGAAGTAAAGAGTATTAGCATGTGATATAACATGTTCTTTTAAAATCAAAATTGATTGTTTGCATATTAAAAGCAATTGAAAGATGTTTCCAACCACCAATTCAACAGAAATACAACCCAGATAAGGTCTATATTTAGAGATTTTTGCTGCAGGTGCCAGACATACCCACCAGATGGCAGTGGTAAGCTGTAGTGTTGTCAATTggtctattttctctctctgatttagATATCAACTTTCTTGTTTATCCTTAAATGAGTAAAATAATATACCGTTTTTATCTGATGAACTTTTCCTTGTAGATACAATCTCAAATTCAAGATAAAAACTTCCCAGAGTGCACTGTACAGTTCATTAACAACACATAAGGCAATTCATTTAAAAGCAATCAATAACATGTGTTAACCCTGTTTTGGAATAAATTCCTAAATTCGTCTTAGTTCATTTTTTATCTATCTTTGTCCTCTCTAACTAGTTCCTGCGGATTTAATACAAAATGTATCATGTGTATAGTGTACTCCGTGTCCcctgagtgctgtgtgtgcttcATCATCTCAGCTTGCTTGTCTCTGGTCAGTATTTATCTGATCTGACACCATTTTATTTGCCTCAAGTAATCACTTCCATTCCACAAAGAGTTGCTCCATCCCTGTTTGTAAAACAGCAGATGAGGCTAGTGCAGTTCTCGAGGGAGAAATTCAAAATGATTTGTTAATTAAATGGAATAATTTAATTACAGTAACTCAGAAAGCAGTCATCAATATAATTGTTTCTGGAACCACTATTATAATTGAGCTTTAAGTGAAAACAACTCAGTttctaatgttgctaatgcgcTGACACACTtctcccacccctccattcGTTCCTCTCTCTGATCATCCACCGTGTTATCTGCTTCTCAGAGTTGGTCGTTTGATAATTCAGCCGTACTGCATCGCTGAGACCAAAACATTTATTACAGGCATTTAATTGAACCTCCATGGAGGCTAGGTTGAGGGGGGACGGAGACGATAGACATGCTTGGCCTGAAAGACTCTCGCTGTTCGGACTTCTAATCTGATCCTCTCGGCTGCCCTTTCATAAAGAGACCTGAGTATTACCTCGACTGCAAACATACCTCAGCCATTTAAACTGTCTTGGATTTCACCACAAAGGCTGGAAGAAAAGCGCCTGGTTCATCCTCTGGGGCCAAAATAAGAAAACATAATTTTACTCTAATCTGCCTGAAGAATGTCCACTGTTTGAAGTTGACAGTTTTCTATCTTCTGTGGGAATAATTGCCTATTGAGTAGAAACTGGAAGGCTCACTGGGGTAAGCCTGTCTGGGGCTTGCACCTTACAGGTGtgccctgggacacacagcctgccccttgttccacagagagagagaaaaaaagaccaACTGAAAGAATACATCTCACAGTTGAAACTTTACTAGGCATCGGAATGAATAACATGACACTGGCCTCAGTTCCCCTTGTTGCAAAGTTGAGCTGAACAAAGAGACATTGGTTGGCCCGTATTTATCCTGTCAGATACAGCTGAATTTGACTGGTTAATAAAGTTTTATCACTTTGTTTGACAAGTTCTCTAAATTGTCCAGGGTGTAATCAGTTTGTATTGGACAACTGGATACTGATGTGGAAAAAAGAAAGCAATAGAAGAGATAATTGTCTGAAGATGATAGGCCCTACTCTTCAGATGTTCGCTACCCAGGCACTGAAATGTAGTCTGTTAAGATCCATTAATTCTGAAGTTTAACATCTGTTAAAACCATATTTCTATCTACATTCCGAGACATTCTGTACAGTGTAAGACAAGTTGAATCTGTAACGTTTTTCATACTGTATATCATTCGTCAAATCTCTTGCCGACTTCCATGGGGCCTATTAATTGAGAGCAGAAATCTGTTCCTCTCTAAACATGCCGCTGAAAGCTGCCGAACAGCTGTCCGAGCCCTGGAGAATCATATGGAAGAATGCATTATCAGCCTTGTTTGAATATTCCCTCATATTTGAAATAATCAGGCAGCTATTCAGCGCGGGCTTGGCCAGGCACAGATGCCAGAGCACAGCTGAACGGAGAACTCTTCCGCCGCACAATCACAACACAACACTGAAGGGGTCTACACTACATCACAACAAGGAAGAACGCAGGTGTCGGGAATCTGAATCGACTTATTAGCAATATATAACGTCTCCATCTTTACATAGGCCTAGTTTCTCTTACTTTTTCTTCCGTTTTTCAAGGTGATCTGCGCCTTGCATAGTTGCGTTGATTAATTTGATTTCAGATAACATTGATCATGGAAATGATTAGAAATGCATTAGCCTCGTCAGCACACGGATGGGAGCTCCGTTAAAGTGCTCCTGTAGATCTAAGCCATTTTTCCATAGGGGTCTAGGTGGTTTTTATTCTGTTATGTGAAATTGTGCAAATTGATGCATCTATTCCGCCCAAACAGCGTCAAAGCTTTAATGCAGAGAGACGTAATTTAATCTGCTATATGGCAGTACTGATGGGAGAAGACCTTCCTGCTAAATTCATTATGCTAAACGTTGGAAAAGAGATCTCATTCGATGGTCTGAGTTCATGTTTGGCACTGTGCACTGAAGGCCTTACAACAGTCAGCACTGACCATATGGTACAGGAAAGCTCCCAAAAAACCATTGCCTCAAAACACCCAGTGTATAAATTAGCCTAATATTTCAGTTGTCTACCAACAGATACACTGTAGTACTCTGTATCTGGTATATTGGACTAATTCACCCAACAGTTAAACACGTCTACAGAATTGGCCAATGTTGGATGCTAGTTTTTAAGAGATGCTGCCACGCCACCTAGTGATCTTCCTCAATTGGATATGGCTCCAGAAACCATTTTTAAAGTCACCGTCCATTCTCTCTTCAATCGTATGGTAGTTCATTATGTGGTATGCTATCAGTCATATGAAGTAGAACCTATAAAAGATCCCCCAGCCCATATACACCgctagcccccctcccccaaaatgGCATCCTTCTAATTAAACCGGTTAATTTATGTCTAGCATTTCTGTCTGATAGAAACGGAGCATAAAAATACAGATTGTTTATTCCACAGTGTGACAAGCTTGAATACTTCCTACAGTATAGttgtctgttcctcctcctcctcctcttcgtccaTCTCCTCCAGTCTTCAGGCCATTCTAGAGTACATTCTTCCTTATTACCTGACCTCCCAGTAGCCCCTCCTCTGTGTCCATAGCTTAGATTCCTCCACCGAGACGTCTAATCATCCGACaatgctcctctctcttcctccttaccTTCGCTCCTAATCAAGTGCTCGTTCAAGTTCACTTTAAAAGGCTCGCCTTTATCagggttttttctctctccgtgCTTTCTTTGAACTCTGGAATTTCACGTAACTAATTGAAACAAAGTCAGTTTCAAAGGGTCTGACAGAAAGATGGATTGCTAATTGTATGTTATTCTGTTAATCTTAAGTCATAGCTGGGTTTTCTTGTTGTTACAGGTAGATGCACCGTAAATACATTGACATAAACATGTAATCTTGCTGTTAATTAAATACAGGACATTTTACTGCTAAAAGGACTTTACAACATATTCATACATAGTATGAAATGAATTCACCTGATACGTATCTATTAGAAAATGATGCTTATTGATTTAGTCACTTGTGCTCCAAATCTGATATAATAAAGAAAATAGGGCTCCTCTCCCACGATGTTGAGCTATTACGTATCTGTTTAAACAAAAAGGGGGCACTTTTATGATTGAAGAGATCAGCATCCCCTGAAACACAGGCTGCCAATCACCTCGCCCCTCTGACGGCTCCTGTAGCCACATGTTCTACAGAAGCTGTAAAGAAACCTTGGGAAATTAACGAGCTTCCACCGGTACCCCTCACAACAGAGGGATCTAGAAAGCAACATCATGTTCTTAGGGGAAACTTTCCTTTTCACTAGTTCCCAATCAAGCAgcagcagtgtttttttttatatccccTGTAACCAACATAAGTTGTAAAATTGTGTCTCACTGTGGGGCTACATAAATGTTTACCtttgattttttgggggggttttctTGTATACATAGATAGCAATATTGAACTACAAAAATAGATATGAAAGTAAAATGGTGTAAAATGAGACAACAGTTGTGTGATCTCAGCCTAAATAGATCAAAACAGGTTTAGATGTAAATATTGTTCTGTAATAAAATTAtacaacaaataaataattaaataattcaAATAGTCTTCTAAACAAACATTAAAGTCTCTGTATATTCATCTCAGGTCTGTGTAAAAAATAGCTCTCATGTTACTTGATCACCAGTGATTTGTACTTTTTACCTGCTTGTACATAATTAAGAGCCCTTAAGAATCAAAGAGACTGGAGGTTTGTGAAGAGGTATTACTAATTATAACTTTATTTATGCAGATTCCTATGTTCATTTACATAAAACGCAAATCCACAGATGGTTTTATGGCAGTAATGACTGTTGTAGACTGCAATATAACATCTGCTTAATCACAACAGAGACAGCCAAAGGCTgcagtaaaaaaacaacaacatgactTTAATGAGAGATGTCGAAGTGTTCAAAGAAAGGGCTTTTGAAGTGGACAGGTCAAATACTACAGCTAgagcaaacttttttttctgaTGTTTATCGCAATAATAATTTTTATCATGTTCTCTGTGACTTCATGAGtcctttgtttcttttttgtcaTGTTGGCAAAACAAGATTTTAGGAGGAAAAAGAATAGTCAATCCGAGCTTGTGTTGTATTGTGTGCACACCAAAGGTTTTATAGAATAGTACATTTTGCCCACTTTTAATCCAACAAACTctgtgcctacacacacacatacacacacacacatacacaggtgtaattttaaacacacacattcacatgcactcgcacacactcagaaaGCCAGTGTGGCTGCAAGGTCACTCCAAGTATTGATAAATCACCCAGCTGTGATTCCCTCCTGACAGCTCAAACTAACATCAAGCTGGATGGGGGAGAACAAAAGACCATCAAGCGGTCCTTTTCCTGACACTTTTATTCAATCACGGCCAGATTGCTTACGACAGCACCAGCAGCTGTTTCgtcttcatctctccccatTTGATAAAGCGTGTCAAGTCATATTTCTGTAAGTACTTCACCTCACCCCATACTGTGCACATCCTCCGCTATTCGGCATATGCACATTCCACATGAGGGGATCGTCAAATGGGTCAGGGAGTCGTAATGACACCCCTCTGAAGGTCGCACCGCattggagaggggggaaaaggagggggggggggcagcgacaAAGCAACAAGCTGAAGGTCAAAGATAAGAACAGCCAGCCGCGGAGATATCTAAGATAGCCCCCACACCAGAAAATTAAACAATGAGTGGAAAAATGGCACCAAAGTTTtgattgtgtgattgtgttgttTAGAACATCGGGTAGGGGTTGGTGTTATTTCTGGAACGCTGAGGGCTCGTCATTCACCTTGCCCAGCCCTCGAGCCCCCTAGCCCCAGGGGACAAGGGTCACCGGCTGATAGGATGGAGAAATACCACAGATGTCTGTTGTTTGTTTATGATCGGACGTCACCCTCTGGAATGGGATTTCCATTTCAACTCAACCTTGTAACGTCTGCATTTAGATTCGATTCACAGCCGTTGTTTTTTccaaagagaaagagggtgatcACAATTACAGGTGATGGGTTTAGTGTGTCTGATGACGAAAATAGGGCTTTGGAAGGGTTTAAGTGGACGTGCCTACTAGACACTTTGGACTGGAAAGGTATAAAACACCAAAGAGTCTGAAAGACTGTACGAAGTCTGTAAAAAGGAAAATCAACTATTTGTCCAATAACTTCACATATTTCCTTGCTGGTGTTAACCTAGGAAAATGGGATTGTACAGAACCTATATTTCAGGGTGCTGTCTTTTTGAAACCCAATTATTTATATAGTTTTCTCACCAGAGGGTGGTGCTGGAAGACAGACCCTAAATCTTTTTTAATGGCCCATATTGTCAGCTTTACAGGGGGGCATACGTTTTCTGAACCAAATGGAAACATGGTGAAGGGTTGGTCATTGTTTAAAACTCTCAATGTCACTTGTGGTGAGTCAGTGTGCATTCAACTGCAGATGACGGTGCATGATGGATATGAGACGTTAATGGAGGAAGGTTGTTTTGGATATGGAAATGGTTTTGAAGAGATGGAGGTTCACCACCTGGTTTCCAAATACACTCGTAAACAATGTAGAAGAACCTC
Protein-coding regions in this window:
- the klf5b gene encoding Krueppel-like factor 5 is translated as MATDLLTKNVWLAPGQDVPSHLKLPPLADGLKGEDHGQVFYNTRDAITGSSSSFQDYNLGRSEMDKYLSNHTQRVADHKRLCRDSASILEPSFTEDLGSPYSINMSLLLPEVSYLHPGFCRPLRSIKTEPLSHSLIPPNCHGNGTPSAIPEFQGHYATSTDTGGGGLFIKQEIPSLDFQDVPLFQLLNSELEHLIPGPLGNPELHSGVSMTPSSLPFSNAQLTPAQNALCPMSGPHIGGGSYSLIPQFNHQQRPAYLPPSPPSSEPGSPDRAKELVQNISPPPSYAASIASKLTVPNNAIVPVQTPSTQELGQGPSVGPVQASGQVQAAGVSPVSPGPIQSSPIMFNRRNNPDLERRRIHHCDVPGCKKVYTKSSHLKAHLRTHTGEKPYHCSWEGCEWRFARSDELTRHFRKHTGAKPFQCAVCSRCFSRSDHLALHMKRHQS